TGTCCCGTGAACGCCACGGTAATGGTGCGGGTCGGTCCGTTGCGGTGCTTGGCGACGATGAGGTCCGCTTCTCCGGCGCGCGCATTGTCGGCCTCGTACGCGCTCTCACGGTGGAGCAGGATCACCATGTCGGCGTCCTGCTCGATCGAGCCGGACTCGCGGAGGTCGGAGAGTGCGGGCTTCTTGTCGGCTCGCTGTTCCGGTCCACGATTCAGCTGCGAGATCGCGATGACGGGCACCTCGAGCTCCTTCGCGAGCAGCTTGAGCGCACGCGAGAACTCGGACACCTCTTGCTGGCGCGATTCGACTTTCTTGCCGCTCGTCATGAGCTGCAGGTAGTCGATGATGACCATCTTGAGCCCGATGCGCTGCTTGAGGCGGCGGCACTTCGCGCGGATCTCGACGAGGGTCATGTTGGGGCTGTCGTCGATGTACAGGGGCGCGTCGTTGATGCGCCCACGCGTCTGGGCGATGGTCGTCCAGTCGTTCTGGTGCACGGTTCCTTTACGCATGTGCTGCAGGGGAACGGATGCCTCGGCCGACAGCAGTCGCATGGCGATCTCACTGCGACCCATCTCGAGGGAGAACACGATCGTCGGCATGTTGTGCTTGATCGCGGCGGCGCGGGCAATGTCGAGGCCGAGGGTCGACTTACCGATGGCGGGACGTGCCGCGATGATGATCATCTGCCCGGGGTGGAGTCCGTTGGTGAGCTCGTCGAGTTCACTGAATCCGGTCGGCACACCGATCATCTGGCCGTCGCGACCGCGCGCAGCCTCGATCTCGTCGATGGCGCTCGTGACGGCGTCGGTAAGCGGAACGTAGTCTTCGCTCTCGACCCCGCCGGTGACGCCGTAGATTTCGGCTTGGGCATTGTTGACGAGGTCGACGACCTCGCCTTCGCTCGCGTAGCCCATCTGCACGATGCGGGTGCCCGCCTCGACGAGTCGGCGCAGCACGGCCTTCTCGGCAACGATCGACGCGTAGAAGCCGGCGTTGGCCGCCGTAGGGACGAGGGCGGTGAGGGTGTGAAGGTACTCAGCGCCGCCCGCACGACCGAGGAGACCGGTCTTGGTGAGTTCGTCGGTGACCGCGATGACGTCGGTCGGTTCACCGTGCGAGTACAGGGTGAGGATCGCGTCGAAGATCGTCTCGTGCTTGGGAAGGTAGAAGTCTGCTCCGCGCACGGACTCGACGGCGTCGGCCACGGCATCCTTGCTGAGAAGCATTCCGCCGATGGTGCTCTGTTCGGCAAGGAGATCGTGGGGTGGAACACGGTCGGTGCGAGCGCCGGGAGCATCCTGCGCAGGACGCTGATCCCCCGCCAGACCCAAGTGCGCGATCGACAATGTCGCCCCTTTCTGTTCTCGACGGTACCCGTCAGTTGTAGCCCCGGCCGCTGACACTCCGGACCCGTCGAACGATGAGGTTCTGACTTCCGGTGGGAGCGACTGCACCACGATAGGGAGGGCGCGCTGGGCCAACAACAGCCCCTGTGGACGACGCTGTGGAGAAAGTGCGAGAAACGCCGCGCGCGGTGTGGGGAAGATGTGGAAACTGGTGGGGATAAGCTACGTTTTCTGCACCAGATTCATCGTCTAACCAGCACTTTTCTTATCCACGGGATGTGTGTAGAAACATGTTTAGACTGCCGGTTGAGGGTTGCTCTAAAAACATTCGTCCTGTGCATAGTTCGGGGGAAAACTGCCTCTCGAATGGGGTACACCAACCCGTCTACGTGTCTTGACACGACCCCTTAACTGCGACAGGGCGGCAGGCCATCTGGCCCACCGCCCTGTCGGCGAAATGCTGCTACTTGGCAGCGA
This genomic window from Antiquaquibacter oligotrophicus contains:
- the dnaB gene encoding replicative DNA helicase; this translates as MSIAHLGLAGDQRPAQDAPGARTDRVPPHDLLAEQSTIGGMLLSKDAVADAVESVRGADFYLPKHETIFDAILTLYSHGEPTDVIAVTDELTKTGLLGRAGGAEYLHTLTALVPTAANAGFYASIVAEKAVLRRLVEAGTRIVQMGYASEGEVVDLVNNAQAEIYGVTGGVESEDYVPLTDAVTSAIDEIEAARGRDGQMIGVPTGFSELDELTNGLHPGQMIIIAARPAIGKSTLGLDIARAAAIKHNMPTIVFSLEMGRSEIAMRLLSAEASVPLQHMRKGTVHQNDWTTIAQTRGRINDAPLYIDDSPNMTLVEIRAKCRRLKQRIGLKMVIIDYLQLMTSGKKVESRQQEVSEFSRALKLLAKELEVPVIAISQLNRGPEQRADKKPALSDLRESGSIEQDADMVILLHRESAYEADNARAGEADLIVAKHRNGPTRTITVAFTGHFSRFGDMAPS